The region TTGCTCCAGCCATAAGCAGGTGAGGCATTTTAGCAAGGTCAACTACAAAGGTTTCATTAGATATGGTTTTTCCAAAAGCTATGGGTAATTCCATTTCGGCATTTTGGAACTTTGGTGATGCAATTACAGATCGCATGGATACTATAGATGGGTCTCTATTAGGCACTTCAATACCTATGGTTCCTTTTCCTGGAATAGGAGCGATGATACGTATCCCTAGAGCAGCCAGAGATAAAGCAATATCATCTTCTAAGTTTTTAATTTTTGAAATTCGTATTCCCGCTTCAGGAACGATTTCATAAAGTGTTACGGTGGGTCCTACGGTAGCACTAATCTTTGCGATACCAATTTTATAGTTCTTAAGAGTTTCTACAATACGGTCTTTATTGACTTGCAGTTCTTCTTCATTAATGGTAATGGTTTTTCCTTTGGTATAATCTTTTAAAAGATCAATAGGCGGGAATTGAAAATTGCTCAATTCTAAAGTAGGATCAAACTCGCCAAAGTCCTCTACTAGTTTAGAGGCCTTACTATCAATCATCTCTTCTTCATCGATGATTTGCTCGATTTCCATTCCTATATCGTTCTCATCTTTTGGAGCAACGGTTTTTTTAAGGACTGGTTCTGATGCAATCTCTTCCTCTGGAATAGAGATTTCCATAGGGCTTTCTGAAAGATCTAAAGAAGAGTCAGGATCTGCTTCCGTTTCATCATCATTTCCAGAGCTACCTTCCAAAGTTGCTTTTTTCCAATCACTTTCTTCATCTGTAGTTTCTATATCTTCAAAACCTTCTTTAACTTCAGATGCTTTCTTAGAAAAATAAGCACTGATGCGTTCTGGAGTTAATTTTAGTCGCAATACCAAATAAACAATAGCAATAAACACCATCACGAGTATGGCACCTAGCAATCCTAAATAATCTTGTAGAAAGTCATTGAGTTCATAGCCTACTTTCCCACCCAATAAGGTATTGGTTTTATGAAAAAAGCCGAAAAAGACAGAAGTCCACACCAGCAATAAAAGTCCCCAAAACCATAGATTGGAAATCCGCTTTCGCGAAAGCGAGAACGCACTATTACCGCTAGCAAATAAAAATATCCCAGAAATAATAGTGAGTATCGCAATAGAAAAGGCGGGGATTCCAAAACCTTTATAGATAAAAACATCTCCTAACCAGGCACCCAGTTGGCTGATCCAGTTCTTAGTTGGTGTGGTGCGCGCTCCTAATTCCTGTAACACACTTTGATCTTGCGTTCCTGTAAATAAATAAGAGATAAAAGAAAAAAGCAATAGCAAACCTATTACTACTAGCGCACTTCCTATGATTACTTCTTGTAATCTATTAAGCTTTAAACTAGGTAGCTGTAATGGCTTTTTAGTTTTTGCAGTAGTTTTCTTGGATGTAGTTTTTTTACTCGTCATGTGTTATAGTGAACGAGCAAAAATAAGAATATTGCGCGGTAATGAAGTTAGTAGTTGTTAGTTATTAGTTAACAGAGCTATTATCGGTTTAAATACGAAGAGTTTTTGAAAAAACGGCTTAATCTAAAGTATCGATTTTAGGCATGAGGTGATGGTTATGAGGGATTTGGTTTTTCAATTAAAAAAAAGCCGACTTCAGTCGGCGCAAATAAAAAGAACACCTCAGGTGACACAACAATTCATAGGGGCAGAATTCATTCCGCTCTTCAGTCGGCGCAAATAAAAAGAACACCGCAGGTGACACTACAATTCATAGGGGCGGAATTCATTCCGCTCTTCTTCAGTCGGCGCAAATAAAAAGAACACCTCAGGTGACACAACAATTCAAAGGGGCGGAAATCATTCCGCCCTTCTTCAGTCGGCGCAAACAAAAAGAACACCTCAGGTGACAAAACAATTCAAAGGGGCGGAAATCATTCCTTAAGAATTACATACAAATCAATTTAATAAAGCATTTCCCTTTTTTAAAGGGAAAACAGAGCTTGTGCCGATGAATATCGGTATTGACAACGATCTTGGCTATGCCAAGAGAGCAACCAAAAGGGTTTTGCGGTTGCCTTAAAAAAAAGTCTTTTCTATTGAAAAAGTTGTTGAATATAAGGAACATAAATAATCAATCCCACAACGCTAGAAGCGATGGCGGTCATGACAACAGCGCCTGCAGCTATGTCTTTAATGTGACCTATTTTCTTATGAAAATCAGGATGAATAAAGTCGGCAATAGCCTCTGCGGTAGTATTCATGCCTTCAAGGCCCATGATGAGCCCAATACAAAGGGTTTGTGCGATCCATTCTGTAGCACTAATCTCAAAGTAAAAACCCGCAATAGTCATCACTATGGCTATTGCGGCTTGGACTTGAATACTGGCTTCGGTGCGTAGAAGGGTCAGGGCTCCCTTGGAAGCGTATCCCATAGCCTTCCATCTACCCCTTAAGAATTTAGTAAAGTTCAATTACAAAAGTGTTTTAAGAGCTTCTAGATAGTTAGGTTCATCTGCAATTTCTGCAACTTGCTCGTTGTAGATCACTTTTCCTTCTTCATCAAGAACAACTACTGCTCTAGAGTGAAATCCTGCAAGGGGACCAGAGGTCATGGTCAATCCGTAATCTGCTCCAAAAGAACCTTCAATAACATCACTTAGGTTTTCTACATTTTCCAGTTCTTCATCACTAGCAAAACGCTTTTGTGCAAAAGGGGTATCTCTTGAAATACACAAAACCGCTGTGTTATCTAGTTGTGTAGCTCTTGTATTAAAGTTCTTTACTGATGTAGCACAAACGTCTGTGTCAATACTAGGAAAGATGTTCATGATGACACGTTTTCCTTTGTAGTCTTTTAAAGAAGCTTCAGATAGATCTGTTTTTTTTAGTTTGAAGTCAGGT is a window of Nonlabens sp. MB-3u-79 DNA encoding:
- a CDS encoding DNA translocase FtsK, translated to MTSKKTTSKKTTAKTKKPLQLPSLKLNRLQEVIIGSALVVIGLLLLFSFISYLFTGTQDQSVLQELGARTTPTKNWISQLGAWLGDVFIYKGFGIPAFSIAILTIISGIFLFASGNSAFSLSRKRISNLWFWGLLLLVWTSVFFGFFHKTNTLLGGKVGYELNDFLQDYLGLLGAILVMVFIAIVYLVLRLKLTPERISAYFSKKASEVKEGFEDIETTDEESDWKKATLEGSSGNDDETEADPDSSLDLSESPMEISIPEEEIASEPVLKKTVAPKDENDIGMEIEQIIDEEEMIDSKASKLVEDFGEFDPTLELSNFQFPPIDLLKDYTKGKTITINEEELQVNKDRIVETLKNYKIGIAKISATVGPTVTLYEIVPEAGIRISKIKNLEDDIALSLAALGIRIIAPIPGKGTIGIEVPNRDPSIVSMRSVIASPKFQNAEMELPIAFGKTISNETFVVDLAKMPHLLMAGATGQGKSVGLNAILTSLLYSKHPAEVKFVLVDPKKVELTLFNKIERHYLAKLPDSEEAIITDNSKVINTLNSLCIEMDQRYDILKDAMCRNIKEYNTKFKARKLNPANGHKYLPYIVLVVDEFADLIMTAGKEVETPIARLAQLARAIGIHLIIATQRPSVNVITGMIKANFPARISFRVMQKVDSRTILDSGGADQLIGRGDMLYTAGNELIRIQCAFVDTPEVEKITDFIGGQKAYPDAHLLPEYVGEEGGIGIDNNIEERDAKFKEAAEIIVIAQQGSASLLQRKLKLGYNRAGRIIDQLEAAGIVGGFEGSKARQVIIPDLASLEVFLNEESNN
- a CDS encoding diacylglycerol kinase, which encodes MNFTKFLRGRWKAMGYASKGALTLLRTEASIQVQAAIAIVMTIAGFYFEISATEWIAQTLCIGLIMGLEGMNTTAEAIADFIHPDFHKKIGHIKDIAAGAVVMTAIASSVVGLIIYVPYIQQLFQ
- the tpx gene encoding thiol peroxidase, whose translation is MATITIGGNEISTSGTLPAVGTQAPDFKLKKTDLSEASLKDYKGKRVIMNIFPSIDTDVCATSVKNFNTRATQLDNTAVLCISRDTPFAQKRFASDEELENVENLSDVIEGSFGADYGLTMTSGPLAGFHSRAVVVLDEEGKVIYNEQVAEIADEPNYLEALKTLL